A genomic window from Algoriphagus sp. Y33 includes:
- a CDS encoding TonB-dependent receptor, whose product MSNFTLKIRISVFLLTLLVSLTAGKVVGQTRISGTVTDADTKETLVGVNILVKGKVIGTITDLSGKYALNVNQEPPLTLVFSMVGYTSQEVEITGGQSTVDIQLAETTILGQEVVVSASRVEESILQSPVSIEKMDILAIRDTPADTYYKAIANLKGVDVTSSSINFQIVNARGFNSTGNTRFVQLTDGMDTQAPALNFPIGNLNGPSELDVESVEFIPGAASALYGPNAFNGILLVNSKSPFEYQGLSAFYKQGFNHFGGTAGEPTSPQPMYEGSIRYAKAFNNKFAFKINVSFMQAEDWYGTDQTDLSSSAQGDLSFNPGANRVHVFGDEVANNIGLLRNVGAIQQQAQALGLQGYLSSIPDQIVSRTGYDERDLVDYGAKNYKVNGALHYRLSDKSELSYTLNYGAGTSVYTGAQRYSLRNFEITQHKLELKGSNYFVRAYTTLENSGESYIADLTGVNINSMWKDNSSWFGQYTLAYMGALAQQQVAPGTLGTSDQQAIAHGAARGFADQGRYEPGSAEFENASRNVRGQFIPEGSLFNDKSRMYMAEGQYDFREEIDFIDLQVGAQYRVYDLRSNGTIFADVEGNDITISEYGAFAQAGKKVLNEKLKITGSLRYDKNENFDGQFSPRISGVLTEKNHNFRVSYQTGFRMPTTQAQHIDLNVVSARLIGGLPFYREKYDILTNAFTLASVEEYVAKVGSGSSPVSPEATSLLKPATEEDFPELRPEQVRSIEIGYKSLLNSNKILVDFAYYYNVYNDFITQNAVRKAPGPIFPVPANGEELAINAVNAPTLLTPITTPGSENTFQTYTNFTGGNVKAHGAALGLTFNLPKNYSLSGNYNFNKLISSPTEGFLNDFNTPEHKGNLVFGNRKLTKNLGFNVAWRYQTSFRWESSFARGDVPAVSNFDAQVSYKVSSIKSIIKVGGSNVFNNRYFMNFGGPTIGSIYYISITFDELLN is encoded by the coding sequence ATGAGCAATTTTACACTAAAAATCAGGATTTCAGTGTTCTTATTGACACTCCTGGTTTCCCTCACAGCAGGTAAGGTTGTTGGCCAGACGAGAATTTCTGGGACAGTAACCGATGCAGATACCAAAGAGACCCTAGTAGGCGTCAATATTTTGGTGAAAGGCAAGGTAATCGGAACAATCACCGATCTATCCGGAAAGTACGCTCTTAATGTAAATCAGGAACCGCCATTGACACTGGTTTTCTCAATGGTAGGCTATACTTCCCAGGAGGTGGAGATCACAGGAGGCCAATCCACGGTAGATATCCAACTTGCAGAAACTACCATTCTAGGACAAGAGGTGGTCGTCTCTGCATCCAGAGTTGAGGAAAGCATTTTACAATCTCCTGTCTCAATAGAAAAGATGGATATCCTTGCAATACGTGACACTCCTGCGGACACCTATTATAAAGCAATTGCAAATTTGAAGGGAGTGGACGTCACTTCCTCTTCTATCAATTTTCAGATTGTCAATGCACGGGGATTTAATTCTACAGGTAACACACGATTTGTCCAGCTTACTGACGGTATGGATACGCAGGCACCTGCTTTGAATTTTCCTATAGGAAACCTTAACGGACCATCTGAATTGGATGTGGAGAGTGTAGAATTTATACCCGGAGCAGCTTCCGCTCTCTATGGTCCAAATGCATTCAACGGTATTTTACTTGTCAACAGTAAAAGCCCATTTGAATATCAGGGACTAAGTGCGTTTTACAAGCAGGGGTTCAATCATTTTGGAGGGACTGCCGGTGAACCCACCAGCCCGCAACCTATGTATGAAGGGTCTATACGTTATGCAAAAGCCTTCAACAATAAGTTTGCATTCAAAATAAACGTATCTTTCATGCAGGCTGAGGATTGGTATGGTACAGACCAAACGGATCTTTCAAGTTCTGCTCAAGGAGACTTGTCATTTAATCCAGGGGCTAACAGAGTCCATGTATTTGGCGATGAAGTAGCCAATAACATTGGTCTACTCCGAAATGTGGGAGCTATTCAGCAACAAGCCCAAGCTTTGGGATTGCAAGGATATCTAAGTAGTATTCCGGATCAAATTGTATCCCGGACAGGATATGATGAGCGTGACTTAGTGGATTATGGTGCTAAAAACTATAAAGTAAACGGAGCACTTCACTACAGATTAAGTGACAAATCAGAGCTTTCTTACACCTTAAACTATGGAGCAGGAACATCAGTTTACACCGGAGCTCAGCGTTATTCACTGAGAAATTTTGAGATCACACAGCACAAGCTTGAACTAAAGGGATCTAATTATTTTGTACGGGCATATACCACACTCGAAAACTCAGGGGAATCCTATATCGCTGATCTCACAGGGGTAAACATTAATTCAATGTGGAAGGACAATTCCAGCTGGTTTGGGCAGTACACTTTAGCTTACATGGGTGCATTAGCCCAGCAGCAAGTTGCACCGGGTACTTTGGGTACATCAGACCAGCAAGCCATTGCCCACGGTGCTGCCAGAGGATTTGCTGATCAAGGTCGATATGAACCGGGTTCGGCGGAATTTGAAAATGCGTCTAGAAATGTTCGTGGACAATTTATTCCGGAGGGTTCCTTATTTAATGATAAATCGAGGATGTACATGGCAGAAGGTCAATATGACTTCCGTGAAGAAATTGATTTTATAGACCTCCAAGTGGGAGCTCAATATCGGGTATATGATCTCCGTTCCAACGGTACAATCTTCGCCGATGTAGAGGGAAATGATATCACCATTTCCGAATACGGCGCATTTGCGCAAGCAGGTAAAAAGGTCTTGAATGAAAAATTAAAAATCACGGGAAGTTTGAGATATGATAAAAACGAAAATTTCGATGGTCAATTCAGCCCGAGAATTTCCGGGGTCTTGACTGAGAAAAACCATAATTTCAGAGTTTCCTATCAGACGGGCTTTAGAATGCCTACTACACAAGCACAACATATCGATTTAAACGTTGTGTCGGCAAGGTTAATTGGAGGACTGCCTTTTTACCGTGAGAAATACGACATTTTAACCAATGCGTTTACGCTCGCTTCTGTTGAGGAATATGTTGCTAAAGTTGGTTCCGGTTCAAGTCCGGTTTCACCTGAAGCTACAAGCTTGCTAAAACCGGCTACTGAGGAAGATTTTCCTGAGTTGCGACCTGAACAGGTTAGATCAATTGAAATCGGATACAAGAGCTTATTGAACAGCAATAAGATTTTGGTCGATTTTGCTTATTACTATAATGTTTACAATGATTTCATTACTCAAAACGCAGTAAGAAAGGCTCCTGGTCCCATCTTTCCTGTCCCTGCGAACGGAGAGGAATTGGCTATCAATGCTGTAAACGCCCCTACCCTGCTTACTCCCATTACCACTCCGGGTAGTGAAAATACTTTTCAGACCTACACGAACTTTACCGGTGGAAATGTAAAGGCACATGGGGCTGCACTTGGATTGACATTTAATCTACCAAAGAACTACAGTCTTTCAGGAAACTATAACTTCAATAAGCTTATTTCTTCACCTACAGAAGGATTTTTGAATGACTTCAACACTCCCGAACATAAAGGAAACCTTGTCTTCGGCAATAGGAAATTGACTAAAAATCTTGGTTTCAATGTAGCTTGGAGATACCAGACTTCATTTCGCTGGGAATCTTCATTTGCTAGAGGTGATGTTCCCGCGGTTTCTAATTTCGATGCTCAGGTTAGCTACAAGGTAAGTTCTATCAAATCAATCATCAAAGTGGGAGGCTCAAACGTCTTTAACAATAGGTACTTCATGAATTTTGGAGGACCTACTATTGGATCCATTTATTACATCTCCATCACATTTGATGAATTGCTAAACTAA
- a CDS encoding bifunctional riboflavin kinase/FAD synthetase, whose protein sequence is MKIYEGLSDFPKPYNAVVTSGTFDGVHLGHQKILHRIREIARSINGETVLITFWPHPRLVLYPDEHNLRLLSTFEEKAKLLREFGIDHLITIPFTREFSQLTSKQFIESVLVDTIQTKKLVIGYDHRFGKNREGSFEYLKTHHREYGFELEEIPRQDVDDIGVSSTKIRRALETSDIETAINCLGRPYELNGLVIKGQQIGRSIGFPTANIHIPNDYKLIPKDGVYAVEALVNGSLYKAMLNIGNRPTVNGTQKTVEANLFDFQGDLYDKQITIYIKAFLREERKFDGLKSLKAQLFLDQKNAKNLL, encoded by the coding sequence ATGAAAATCTATGAAGGACTAAGTGATTTCCCGAAACCTTACAATGCGGTAGTCACCAGCGGTACATTTGATGGAGTGCATCTTGGACATCAGAAAATCCTTCATCGAATACGTGAAATAGCCCGATCTATCAATGGAGAGACCGTTTTAATTACTTTTTGGCCGCATCCTAGGCTAGTTCTCTATCCGGATGAGCATAATCTCCGGCTTTTGAGCACTTTTGAAGAAAAAGCTAAGCTACTAAGGGAATTTGGTATAGACCATTTGATCACGATTCCCTTTACCAGGGAATTTTCCCAACTTACCTCCAAGCAATTTATAGAATCAGTTCTGGTAGACACGATCCAAACTAAAAAGCTGGTCATCGGTTACGATCACCGTTTTGGGAAAAACCGTGAGGGAAGTTTCGAATACCTAAAAACTCACCACAGGGAATACGGATTTGAACTGGAAGAAATTCCCCGACAGGACGTGGACGACATAGGCGTTTCCAGCACAAAAATCCGTCGTGCATTAGAAACCAGCGACATTGAAACTGCAATCAATTGCCTTGGTAGGCCGTATGAATTGAACGGCTTGGTAATCAAAGGACAGCAGATTGGCAGATCAATTGGTTTTCCGACTGCTAATATTCATATTCCAAACGATTACAAACTTATCCCCAAAGATGGCGTTTATGCAGTAGAAGCTTTGGTAAATGGTTCGCTTTACAAAGCTATGCTGAACATCGGGAATAGGCCTACTGTAAATGGAACTCAAAAAACCGTAGAGGCTAATTTATTTGATTTTCAGGGTGATTTGTACGACAAGCAAATTACAATTTACATCAAGGCATTCCTTCGGGAAGAAAGGAAATTTGACGGATTGAAGTCCCTAAAGGCACAGCTTTTTTTAGATCAGAAGAATGCCAAGAACTTGCTATAA
- the gldC gene encoding gliding motility protein GldC has protein sequence MKNSEIKFQVDLDENSFPKTIKWDASDKEGAGLEDTKSISLNVWDNQNHSTLRIDLWTEKMSVVEMKRFYIDILGGMAQTILNSTADEYMSEEIKVLCDRLVKHVNEENKNG, from the coding sequence ATGAAAAACTCAGAGATTAAATTCCAAGTGGATTTAGATGAAAACAGCTTCCCCAAAACTATCAAGTGGGATGCTTCAGATAAAGAAGGTGCCGGTCTGGAAGACACCAAAAGCATCAGTCTAAATGTTTGGGACAATCAAAATCACAGCACACTTCGGATTGACCTTTGGACAGAAAAAATGTCTGTGGTCGAAATGAAGCGATTTTATATAGATATTTTGGGAGGAATGGCCCAAACCATCCTCAACAGTACAGCTGACGAGTACATGTCTGAGGAAATTAAAGTCCTATGTGACCGCTTGGTAAAACATGTAAATGAAGAAAATAAAAATGGTTGA
- a CDS encoding PIG-L deacetylase family protein, which produces MGVRSLIIGLIIIGIITLVVVPLILIQVGKSQLHDSEIPQHELLFQSDGPKTIMAFFPHPDDEVTVSGTLMKMKDEGHRIILVCLTKGEAAETEGKYSREELARIRTSEMQHAAQTIGADHLELLDYSDGGMEKLGLDSLKSIAVKLIGQFKPDVLVSYDSKVGLYGHPDHRLTGLAIEELFMEEFRRANFTPQRLFQVTLSPKQIRVELKLSEGFQKHYPKDLTQGLPEPDFSINTTEYFNRVLQVIYGHESQAETLKDLLPYHDQVPSIIYSRIFDREYFYEVKPKKPPGNLRMALR; this is translated from the coding sequence ATGGGAGTGAGAAGTCTAATTATCGGCTTGATAATTATTGGGATCATCACTTTGGTGGTGGTCCCTTTGATTTTGATTCAGGTTGGCAAATCGCAGCTACATGATTCCGAAATTCCACAACATGAGCTACTATTCCAATCCGATGGGCCGAAGACTATTATGGCATTTTTTCCTCACCCTGACGATGAAGTGACCGTCTCCGGCACCTTGATGAAAATGAAAGATGAGGGACACCGAATCATTTTAGTTTGCTTGACCAAAGGAGAAGCAGCCGAAACGGAAGGAAAATATTCCAGAGAAGAGCTAGCCCGGATTCGAACATCAGAAATGCAACATGCGGCGCAGACAATCGGAGCAGACCATTTGGAACTTTTAGACTATTCTGATGGCGGAATGGAAAAGTTGGGCTTGGATTCGCTCAAATCCATTGCGGTAAAATTAATAGGACAATTTAAGCCGGATGTTTTAGTGAGTTATGATTCAAAAGTAGGACTCTATGGACATCCGGATCACCGGCTGACTGGACTGGCAATTGAAGAGTTATTCATGGAGGAATTTAGGAGAGCAAACTTTACTCCACAAAGGTTGTTTCAGGTTACGCTATCACCCAAACAAATCCGGGTGGAGCTGAAGCTTTCGGAGGGATTTCAAAAGCATTATCCAAAAGACTTGACCCAAGGACTTCCTGAACCTGACTTTTCCATCAATACTACCGAGTATTTTAATCGGGTATTGCAGGTAATTTATGGTCATGAAAGTCAGGCAGAGACCTTGAAGGACTTGCTGCCGTACCATGATCAAGTTCCTTCAATCATCTACTCTAGAATTTTTGACCGGGAATATTTCTATGAGGTAAAACCAAAAAAGCCACCCGGAAATTTGCGGATGGCTCTCAGGTAA
- the truB gene encoding tRNA pseudouridine(55) synthase TruB: MQEPYGEVFLIDKPLEWTSFDVVKKVRNALRIKKVGHAGTLDPLATGLLIVCAGKMTKQIDSFMGQEKEYTGTFVIGATTDSFDLEQPIIHVADPSAVTIEQVKEAVAELTGDILQIPPMHSAIKVDGKRVYESARKGKEVKMDPRPVTVSEFEITKFENPVIAFRIVCSKGTYIRSLARDLGEKLNVGAYMSSLCRTRIGNFKLSEAHELLPLVEEIKARTNENL; the protein is encoded by the coding sequence ATGCAAGAACCTTACGGAGAAGTATTTCTGATAGACAAACCACTGGAATGGACATCTTTTGATGTGGTAAAAAAAGTCAGAAACGCACTTCGAATCAAAAAAGTAGGCCATGCAGGTACACTGGATCCGTTGGCTACAGGTCTTCTGATCGTATGTGCAGGAAAGATGACCAAGCAAATTGATTCTTTCATGGGGCAGGAGAAAGAATATACGGGAACCTTCGTGATCGGAGCCACTACGGATTCTTTTGATCTGGAGCAGCCAATAATTCATGTAGCAGATCCTTCAGCAGTTACAATCGAGCAAGTAAAAGAAGCTGTAGCCGAACTGACAGGCGATATTCTACAGATTCCTCCTATGCACTCCGCTATCAAGGTCGATGGAAAGCGCGTCTATGAATCTGCCAGAAAAGGAAAAGAGGTAAAAATGGATCCTCGCCCCGTCACGGTCAGTGAATTTGAAATTACAAAGTTTGAAAACCCCGTAATAGCGTTTAGAATAGTATGCTCCAAAGGAACCTATATCCGTAGCTTGGCAAGGGATCTTGGCGAAAAACTAAATGTGGGAGCATATATGAGTTCGCTTTGTAGAACAAGAATTGGTAATTTTAAACTCTCGGAAGCACATGAGCTTTTACCTTTGGTAGAAGAAATCAAAGCAAGAACGAATGAAAATCTATGA
- a CDS encoding 3-oxoacid CoA-transferase subunit B yields the protein MLTKDQIAQRIAKEVKNGQYINLGIGIPTLVANYIPDGLEIVLQSENGLLGIGPFPTEDQIDPDLINAGKQTVTMTKGSALFNSAESFGMIRGGHVHLTILGAMEVSENGDISNWKIPGKMVKGMGGAMDLVASAVNIIVAMQHCSRSGESKLLRECSLPITGLRCVKKIVTDLAVLEISPDGGFILQERAPGISVEEIKSKTAGKLIIEGEVPEMILE from the coding sequence ATGCTAACCAAAGATCAAATAGCCCAACGAATCGCCAAAGAGGTGAAAAATGGGCAATACATAAATTTAGGTATTGGAATTCCCACATTGGTAGCCAATTACATTCCGGATGGTTTGGAGATTGTACTCCAATCTGAAAATGGACTTCTGGGAATCGGTCCCTTCCCCACCGAAGATCAAATCGATCCCGATCTCATCAATGCAGGAAAACAAACTGTTACAATGACAAAGGGTTCCGCACTTTTCAATTCCGCAGAGTCTTTTGGAATGATCAGAGGTGGTCATGTACATTTGACCATATTAGGAGCAATGGAAGTTTCGGAGAATGGGGATATCTCCAACTGGAAAATCCCGGGTAAAATGGTGAAAGGCATGGGAGGTGCCATGGACTTAGTGGCATCGGCAGTCAATATCATTGTTGCCATGCAGCATTGCTCCCGCTCCGGGGAGTCAAAACTTCTCCGGGAATGCTCCCTGCCTATCACGGGACTTCGCTGCGTGAAAAAGATAGTAACAGATCTTGCTGTACTGGAAATCTCACCCGATGGAGGTTTTATACTTCAGGAAAGAGCCCCCGGTATCTCTGTAGAAGAAATCAAATCCAAAACTGCCGGTAAACTTATTATAGAAGGAGAAGTGCCTGAGATGATTTTAGAATAA
- a CDS encoding CoA transferase subunit A: MINKTVKNAREAVADIPSDCMLMMGGFGLTGIPENCISALLERDISGLTIVSNNAGVDDFGIGLLLKKRMVKKMISSYVGENAEFERQLLSGELEVDLIPQGTLAERVRAGGAGIPAFFTPAGVGTEVAEGKETREFDGKMYLLENWLKADFSIVKAWKGDTAGNLIFKGTARNFNPMMASAGKICIAEVEELVEAGELDPNQIHTPGIYVQRIFQGVNYEKRIEQRTVSK, from the coding sequence ATGATCAACAAAACTGTAAAAAATGCCCGTGAAGCAGTAGCGGATATTCCCAGCGACTGCATGCTGATGATGGGAGGCTTTGGCTTGACCGGGATTCCCGAAAATTGTATCTCTGCACTGTTGGAAAGAGATATTTCCGGATTGACTATCGTGTCAAACAATGCGGGCGTGGATGATTTTGGCATTGGCCTCTTACTCAAAAAGCGGATGGTCAAGAAAATGATCTCCAGCTATGTGGGAGAAAATGCCGAGTTTGAACGCCAATTACTAAGTGGAGAGCTTGAAGTGGACTTGATTCCACAGGGAACCCTTGCAGAGCGGGTGCGGGCGGGTGGAGCAGGAATTCCTGCCTTCTTTACTCCCGCTGGAGTCGGTACTGAAGTCGCTGAAGGAAAAGAAACCCGGGAATTTGACGGGAAAATGTATCTCTTGGAAAACTGGCTAAAAGCTGATTTTTCGATCGTCAAGGCATGGAAAGGCGATACAGCCGGAAATCTGATTTTTAAGGGAACCGCCCGGAACTTTAATCCCATGATGGCTTCGGCAGGCAAGATTTGCATTGCTGAAGTGGAAGAATTGGTGGAAGCAGGTGAACTTGATCCAAATCAAATTCATACCCCCGGAATCTATGTGCAGCGTATTTTCCAGGGAGTAAACTACGAGAAGAGAATTGAACAACGAACAGTTTCCAAATAG
- a CDS encoding HEAT repeat domain-containing protein gives MPQPKIKQCYVKIILAAAIPLLISCSENEPVDLRERTLTKEEIAPMVQAAEAGINPTLSPGLKLSLWAVDSLVYDPISIQVTDDGSLYYTRTNRQKNSEFDIRGHQEWEIESVSLQTVEEKRAFLQKTLSPEMSDKNTWLGDVNGDGSHDWRDMTVEREELYRLEDRDGDGLAEYSQIMVQDFNDVTTDVAGALLKLEDNLFVGVGPDVWRLTDKNGDGIMDKKESISHGYGVHIGFGGHGMSGLKLGPDGRIYWGIGDIGFNGVGPDGTEWKYPNRGVVARANPDGSDFEVFAMGVRNTHEFTFDEYNNLISVDNDGDHAGESERLVYLVNGSDTGWRINWQFGKYRDPDNNTYKVWMDEKLYLPRHEGQAAYITPPIQNYINGPTGMVYNPGTALAEKWKNTFFVASFVGNPTRSGIHAFKLEPDGASFKMSQTENIMSGVLATGLDFGPDGSLYFADWIDGWNTKNYGRIWKIEDEGGTNWEARKITAQVMKTDFKTLTDEALSGYLSDEDMRIRRKAQFELAKRGEDGAKIFQAALNQKTNQLARIHAIVGMSQLARMDKMDYADALIPLLKDRDFEIRAQAAKWLGDIKYAKAGAALMPLLSDSEIRVRFFASEALGRIAHEPAIEGLIGVLEANNDQDAFLRHAASLALARINKKEPIIALASHPSNAVRLGAVLALRRMVDPGITAFLADSDEYIVTEAARAINDDFSIEDALPALGDLLVNTNFENEPLIRRAIGANLRVGNQKSMDNLKTYIAKQGVNSILKAEAIAALGTWAKPSVLDRVDGRNRGAIERDLVPIQKSAESTLIGVLDDKDEAVREAGVKAIGKLKIASAESKLVSLLKNDKSENVRVAAILALSTTNPESISAPIELAMKDNSRAVRVVGLDLLTKTDISQELMVSLLQDVIQNRTTTEKQAALLSLGNLDNSGELPLWNTLLDDLSKDKLPNEVMIELEEAIDATKSTDLKAKYDKIQETRTKGNLVALYSGALEGGSARAGRAIFFQNQTAQCIRCHGYDDMGGVAGPHLNGIANRVSKTELLEALIDPSKRLAPGYGFVQLELNDGTSLNGTLMEEKADGLVIKEGAKPDTLIMNSSIAERKNSPSSMPDMKVLLTKREIRDLVSFLNTLDKEWE, from the coding sequence ATGCCTCAACCCAAAATTAAACAATGCTACGTCAAAATCATTTTGGCCGCCGCAATCCCTCTATTAATTTCTTGTAGTGAGAATGAACCGGTAGATCTCCGTGAACGGACATTGACCAAGGAAGAAATCGCCCCTATGGTTCAAGCAGCCGAAGCAGGAATAAATCCCACGCTCAGCCCCGGACTTAAACTGTCCTTATGGGCGGTTGACTCATTGGTGTATGATCCCATTTCGATCCAGGTGACTGATGATGGTAGTTTATATTACACCCGGACCAATCGCCAGAAAAATTCTGAATTTGACATCAGAGGTCATCAGGAGTGGGAAATTGAATCAGTTAGTTTGCAAACCGTCGAAGAAAAAAGAGCTTTTCTTCAAAAGACGTTATCTCCTGAGATGTCTGATAAAAATACTTGGCTCGGTGATGTGAACGGTGACGGATCACACGACTGGCGGGATATGACAGTGGAAAGAGAGGAACTTTATAGACTTGAGGACAGAGACGGGGATGGACTTGCGGAGTATTCCCAGATTATGGTTCAGGATTTCAATGATGTAACCACCGATGTGGCGGGTGCTTTGTTGAAACTCGAAGACAATCTCTTTGTAGGTGTGGGGCCGGATGTATGGAGACTTACTGACAAAAACGGCGATGGCATCATGGATAAGAAAGAATCAATCTCACATGGCTATGGCGTTCACATTGGTTTTGGCGGGCATGGGATGTCCGGGCTTAAATTGGGTCCCGATGGCAGGATCTATTGGGGAATTGGAGATATTGGTTTCAATGGAGTAGGACCTGACGGGACTGAATGGAAATATCCAAACAGAGGTGTAGTGGCCCGTGCAAATCCTGATGGAAGTGATTTTGAGGTGTTCGCCATGGGCGTGAGAAATACGCATGAGTTCACTTTTGACGAGTACAACAACCTTATCTCTGTAGATAATGACGGGGATCATGCAGGGGAAAGTGAAAGGCTGGTTTACCTAGTCAACGGATCGGATACCGGGTGGAGAATCAACTGGCAGTTTGGAAAATACCGTGATCCGGACAATAATACTTATAAAGTCTGGATGGACGAAAAGTTGTACCTGCCAAGACATGAGGGACAGGCGGCCTACATCACTCCACCGATTCAGAATTACATCAATGGGCCTACAGGAATGGTTTATAATCCGGGAACAGCCTTGGCAGAAAAATGGAAAAACACCTTCTTCGTGGCTTCTTTTGTAGGCAATCCTACGCGATCAGGAATTCATGCCTTCAAGCTGGAGCCTGACGGGGCTTCGTTTAAGATGTCCCAAACAGAGAACATCATGTCAGGGGTGTTGGCTACCGGATTGGATTTCGGTCCGGATGGCTCTCTTTATTTTGCTGACTGGATAGATGGCTGGAACACCAAAAACTATGGTAGAATCTGGAAAATCGAGGATGAAGGAGGAACAAACTGGGAAGCCAGAAAGATCACTGCCCAGGTGATGAAGACCGATTTCAAAACACTTACCGATGAAGCTCTGAGTGGCTATTTGAGTGATGAGGACATGAGGATCAGAAGAAAAGCCCAGTTTGAATTGGCAAAGAGAGGAGAGGACGGAGCGAAGATTTTTCAAGCTGCCCTTAATCAAAAAACCAATCAATTGGCTAGAATCCACGCTATCGTTGGGATGAGCCAGCTGGCGAGAATGGATAAAATGGACTATGCAGATGCATTGATTCCCCTGCTGAAAGACCGGGATTTTGAAATCCGGGCGCAGGCTGCCAAATGGCTTGGAGACATTAAGTATGCGAAAGCGGGGGCGGCCTTGATGCCCTTGTTATCGGACAGTGAAATAAGGGTAAGATTCTTTGCTTCAGAAGCATTGGGCAGAATCGCCCATGAGCCTGCGATTGAAGGCTTGATCGGAGTACTGGAAGCCAATAATGACCAAGATGCATTTTTACGGCACGCTGCGAGTTTAGCGTTGGCAAGAATCAATAAGAAAGAACCAATTATTGCGCTGGCTTCTCATCCCTCAAATGCAGTTCGCCTTGGAGCTGTTTTGGCACTGCGTAGAATGGTAGACCCGGGTATCACAGCTTTCTTGGCAGACTCGGACGAATATATTGTCACAGAAGCCGCCAGAGCGATTAATGATGATTTCTCTATAGAAGATGCTTTACCGGCTTTGGGTGACCTATTGGTAAATACAAATTTCGAGAACGAGCCGCTGATTAGAAGAGCTATCGGTGCAAACCTGAGAGTAGGGAACCAAAAGTCAATGGATAACCTGAAAACTTACATTGCAAAGCAGGGAGTAAATTCCATTCTGAAAGCAGAAGCAATTGCAGCGTTGGGAACTTGGGCAAAGCCATCAGTTCTGGATCGTGTGGACGGCAGAAACAGAGGAGCTATAGAAAGAGATCTTGTCCCTATTCAAAAGTCAGCTGAATCAACTTTGATAGGAGTTTTGGATGATAAGGATGAGGCTGTACGGGAGGCAGGAGTTAAAGCAATCGGGAAATTGAAGATCGCCAGCGCCGAATCGAAACTAGTTTCCTTGTTGAAAAATGATAAATCAGAAAATGTACGAGTAGCTGCAATTTTGGCATTATCGACGACAAATCCTGAATCCATCTCAGCTCCAATAGAACTGGCAATGAAAGATAATTCCAGAGCTGTACGGGTGGTGGGGTTGGACTTGTTGACTAAAACGGATATTTCTCAGGAATTAATGGTGAGTTTGCTTCAGGATGTGATTCAAAACAGGACCACTACAGAAAAGCAAGCCGCATTGCTAAGTCTGGGGAACCTGGATAATTCAGGTGAACTTCCTCTTTGGAATACGCTTCTGGATGATTTGTCAAAAGACAAGTTGCCGAATGAAGTGATGATAGAGTTGGAGGAAGCTATAGACGCTACCAAGTCTACTGACCTAAAGGCTAAATATGACAAAATCCAAGAGACTCGTACCAAGGGGAACTTGGTGGCTCTTTATAGTGGTGCCCTCGAAGGGGGTAGTGCGAGAGCGGGAAGGGCAATATTCTTCCAAAATCAAACCGCACAGTGTATTCGCTGCCATGGATATGATGATATGGGAGGTGTCGCCGGGCCGCACCTGAATGGTATAGCCAATAGAGTCTCTAAGACAGAACTTCTGGAAGCACTGATCGATCCAAGCAAGCGTTTGGCGCCGGGCTATGGATTTGTGCAACTGGAATTGAATGACGGAACTTCTTTGAACGGAACCCTGATGGAAGAGAAGGCGGATGGGTTAGTCATTAAGGAGGGGGCTAAGCCGGATACCTTGATTATGAATAGCAGTATTGCTGAGCGGAAAAATTCTCCTTCCAGTATGCCTGACATGAAAGTATTGCTTACCAAAAGAGAAATCAGGGATTTGGTAAGTTTCCTAAATACGTTAGACAAGGAATGGGAGTGA